Proteins from a single region of Terriglobia bacterium:
- a CDS encoding lysylphosphatidylglycerol synthase transmembrane domain-containing protein: MNRKHTLTVLIIAAILAVLFYFQFRQYKEFPWGKFKEVSASLFSDPQRLTHILAATGLIYLTYWLRAIRWKLFLRPMKRVSVASVLPAQFIGFTGLALLGRPGEFSRPYLIAKRHDLSFASQLAVWSVERIFDMGAFAVLFGIALIRLAPELRSMAHGQLVKLQEGSYVLIATIVCAALGIFLLRTQRERFSHWVETRLPHGKLGHSIGRKLVAFAEGLDTIHDLGSFIQIALLSLVTWFVIALSYLEVLHAYPDVTLGNISFRAIFVIMAGSMVGSLLQLPAVGGGSQLGTITVMNRVLGINETYATSAGIILWLVTFASVIPAGLILAHRERISLRKVSEESETKAEMESV, encoded by the coding sequence ATGAACAGGAAGCACACGCTTACGGTGCTCATCATCGCCGCCATTCTCGCGGTACTCTTCTACTTCCAATTCCGTCAATACAAGGAATTCCCCTGGGGCAAGTTCAAGGAGGTCAGCGCCAGCCTTTTTTCCGACCCGCAGCGTCTCACCCACATTCTCGCGGCGACCGGACTCATCTACCTGACATACTGGCTACGCGCAATCCGCTGGAAGCTCTTCCTCCGTCCCATGAAACGCGTTTCCGTCGCCAGCGTCCTGCCAGCACAGTTCATCGGTTTCACAGGGCTCGCGCTGCTCGGGCGTCCCGGCGAATTCTCCCGGCCTTACCTTATTGCCAAGCGCCACGACCTCAGCTTCGCCTCGCAACTGGCTGTGTGGTCAGTCGAGCGCATCTTCGATATGGGTGCATTCGCGGTCCTCTTCGGCATTGCTTTAATCCGTCTCGCCCCTGAACTCCGGTCGATGGCTCATGGGCAGCTCGTGAAACTACAGGAAGGGAGCTACGTCCTCATCGCCACGATTGTCTGCGCCGCTCTGGGCATATTTCTCCTCCGAACCCAGCGCGAACGCTTTTCTCACTGGGTCGAGACGCGCCTTCCGCACGGCAAACTCGGCCACAGCATAGGGCGTAAACTCGTTGCCTTTGCCGAGGGCCTTGACACCATCCACGACCTCGGCTCCTTTATCCAGATCGCCCTGCTCTCCCTCGTAACCTGGTTTGTCATCGCGCTCAGCTACCTTGAAGTCCTGCATGCGTACCCCGATGTCACCCTCGGGAACATCAGCTTCCGTGCGATCTTCGTAATCATGGCCGGCAGCATGGTCGGCTCTCTCCTGCAATTGCCCGCCGTAGGCGGTGGCTCCCAACTCGGGACCATTACCGTGATGAACCGCGTCCTCGGTATCAATGAAACTTACGCCACCAGCGCCGGGATCATCCTCTGGCTCGTGACGTTTGCCTCGGTCATCCCCGCCGGTCTTATCCTCGCTCACCGCGAACGCATCTCCCTCCGCAAGGTCTCCGAAGAGAGCGAGACCAAAGCCGAAATGGAAAGCGTGTAA
- a CDS encoding isocitrate/isopropylmalate family dehydrogenase, whose translation MTNSYKVTLIPGDGIGPEVTKAAVRILEATGVKFDWEQFEAGAEAYEKYKEYIPRALHESIERTKVALKGPVTTPIGGGFSSINVELRKRFELFANFRPIQNLPNVPTRYPDVDLIIVRENTEGQYSGIEHEVVPGVVESLKIITEKASTRISKWAFEYARRTGRKKIHAIHKANIMKLSDGLFIKCSRNVSKDYPEISYAEHIVDNTCMQLVMNPYQYDMLLLENLYGDIVSDLCAAFVGGLGLVPGANYGHECAIFEAVHGSAPDIAGKNLANPTAVLRSGVLMLRHFGESEAADKIRRGVEIVYGEKKHITRDMGGTAGTSEFADAVIEAMERARIPA comes from the coding sequence ATGACAAATTCATACAAAGTCACCCTCATTCCCGGCGACGGCATTGGCCCCGAAGTCACGAAAGCCGCCGTGCGCATTCTGGAAGCTACCGGCGTCAAGTTCGATTGGGAGCAGTTCGAAGCCGGCGCCGAAGCCTACGAAAAATACAAAGAATACATTCCACGAGCCCTGCACGAATCCATCGAGCGCACTAAGGTCGCGCTCAAGGGTCCGGTCACCACGCCAATCGGTGGCGGTTTCTCCAGCATCAACGTCGAACTGCGAAAGCGTTTCGAGTTGTTCGCCAACTTCCGCCCAATCCAAAATTTGCCCAATGTTCCAACGCGATACCCGGATGTCGATCTCATCATCGTTCGCGAAAACACCGAGGGCCAATACTCGGGGATCGAGCACGAGGTTGTCCCGGGCGTCGTCGAGAGCCTGAAAATCATCACCGAGAAGGCGTCGACTCGTATTTCCAAATGGGCGTTCGAGTACGCTCGGCGCACTGGGCGAAAGAAGATTCACGCTATCCACAAAGCCAACATCATGAAGCTATCGGATGGCTTGTTCATCAAGTGCTCGCGCAATGTCTCGAAGGATTATCCGGAGATCTCTTACGCCGAGCACATCGTGGACAACACCTGCATGCAACTTGTGATGAACCCTTACCAGTACGACATGCTGCTGCTCGAAAATCTCTACGGCGATATCGTCAGCGATCTCTGCGCAGCGTTTGTAGGTGGTCTCGGCCTGGTTCCCGGCGCGAACTACGGACACGAATGCGCCATCTTCGAAGCCGTCCACGGCTCGGCCCCGGATATCGCGGGCAAGAATCTCGCAAACCCGACCGCTGTTCTTCGCTCAGGCGTGCTTATGCTCCGCCACTTTGGCGAAAGCGAAGCCGCGGACAAAATCCGCCGCGGCGTCGAGATCGTTTACGGTGAGAAGAAGCACATTACCCGCGACATGGGGGGCACAGCCGGAACCAGCGAATTCGCCGACGCGGTGATCGAAGCCATGGAACGCGCGCGCATTCCAGCCTGA
- a CDS encoding lytic transglycosylase domain-containing protein, translating into MRYSLKLAILLLALVVCALAGDRAVLRNGFTIDHNRREVIGDTTRLYTSGGYVDVPTSEIVSYEHIEASPPHPSAASEKNMQDHIAEAGKSTGIDPDFLDSVIHQESGFNPNAVSPKGARGLMQLMPETADKLGVRNSFDPAENINGGAAYLRQLLELYHGDAQKALAAYNAGPQRVQQYKGVPPYRETHAYVARIIREYNCKKLAEQATIRKRALTNKKSAPKKPTNTEAGKSTATQPGS; encoded by the coding sequence GTGCGGTACTCTCTCAAACTCGCAATACTCCTGCTCGCGCTTGTCGTCTGCGCCCTCGCAGGTGACCGCGCCGTCCTGCGCAATGGCTTCACCATCGACCACAATCGCCGTGAAGTCATTGGCGATACTACGCGCCTGTACACTTCTGGCGGCTACGTCGATGTCCCCACCAGTGAGATCGTCAGCTACGAGCACATCGAGGCTTCACCACCGCATCCCAGTGCGGCTTCCGAAAAAAACATGCAGGACCACATCGCCGAGGCCGGAAAATCCACCGGCATTGATCCCGACTTCCTCGATTCGGTGATCCACCAGGAAAGCGGCTTCAATCCCAATGCGGTTTCCCCAAAGGGTGCTCGCGGCCTCATGCAGCTGATGCCCGAAACCGCCGACAAACTCGGGGTTCGCAACAGCTTCGATCCCGCCGAAAACATCAACGGGGGTGCCGCATACCTTCGCCAACTCCTTGAGCTCTATCACGGAGACGCCCAGAAGGCGCTCGCCGCCTACAATGCTGGACCGCAACGCGTGCAGCAGTACAAAGGTGTCCCGCCCTATCGCGAAACCCATGCCTATGTCGCCAGAATCATTCGCGAATATAACTGCAAGAAACTCGCCGAGCAGGCCACTATCAGGAAGCGAGCGCTGACGAACAAGAAATCCGCTCCGAAGAAGCCGACGAACACAGAAGCTGGAAAGTCCACCGCAACTCAACCTGGCTCGTAG
- a CDS encoding Cof-type HAD-IIB family hydrolase, protein MARSPDGTIYNMLVAIRLIAIDIDGTLLDPRFQVSTANLETLARAHNQSIEVVLVTGRRHTFALPVANALGFEVTLISSNGAVTRSSNGELFHDDPLPADVALRLLQYMSGFRSNTVLTFDREGKGAIVIESADELNLSIQKWMEKNAQWIDRVIPLEDAITEDPIQMMFCGSISRMMAAQKTLIECEFAGEFTVLRTQYDHRNLCMLDVLNQGCSKGHALERWATHRGFTRDEVMAIGDNFNDVEMLQFAGLPVLMGNACDELKQNGWTLTLGNDESGVAWAVEKILESQ, encoded by the coding sequence ATGGCCCGATCGCCTGATGGCACGATTTACAATATGCTCGTGGCCATTCGCCTTATCGCGATCGACATCGACGGCACTCTGCTCGACCCCAGGTTTCAAGTTTCGACCGCCAACCTGGAGACACTTGCACGCGCACACAACCAGAGCATTGAAGTTGTACTCGTTACTGGCCGCCGCCACACTTTCGCGCTCCCTGTCGCCAACGCGCTGGGCTTCGAAGTCACGCTCATCAGTTCCAACGGCGCCGTCACACGTTCCTCGAACGGCGAACTTTTCCATGACGATCCGCTTCCGGCCGACGTCGCGCTCCGCCTGCTGCAATACATGAGCGGCTTCCGTTCCAACACCGTCCTCACATTTGACCGGGAAGGGAAGGGGGCGATCGTCATCGAATCTGCCGACGAACTCAACCTCTCGATTCAAAAGTGGATGGAGAAGAACGCCCAGTGGATCGATCGCGTCATCCCCCTGGAAGACGCCATCACTGAAGATCCCATCCAAATGATGTTCTGCGGCAGCATCTCCCGAATGATGGCTGCTCAGAAAACGCTCATCGAATGCGAATTTGCCGGCGAGTTCACCGTGCTGCGCACCCAGTACGATCATCGCAATCTCTGCATGCTCGATGTTCTCAACCAGGGCTGCTCAAAGGGACACGCTCTCGAACGCTGGGCCACGCATCGCGGCTTCACCCGTGACGAAGTCATGGCAATTGGCGACAACTTCAACGATGTCGAGATGCTCCAGTTCGCGGGCCTCCCGGTGCTGATGGGAAATGCCTGTGACGAACTGAAACAGAACGGATGGACACTAACCCTCGGCAATGATGAGAGCGGCGTCGCTTGGGCGGTAGAGAAAATCCTCGAATCGCAGTAA
- the nrdR gene encoding transcriptional regulator NrdR, translating into MKCPFCGFENDKVVDSRESKEGESIRRRRECLKCEKRFTTYERIDEIPYMVIKKDGRREKFDRQKVLNGLLRACEKRPVSIGKLEQIVNEAEGFVVDSTERERRTSEIGELIMNRLRNIDKVAYVRFASVYLDFKDVHEFMSELQDLLQTKDVKVLKEPLKLTTPVKGKPH; encoded by the coding sequence ATGAAATGCCCATTTTGCGGGTTTGAAAACGACAAAGTCGTCGACTCGCGTGAAAGCAAGGAAGGCGAGTCGATTCGGCGCCGGCGAGAGTGCCTGAAGTGCGAAAAGCGCTTCACCACCTACGAGCGCATCGACGAGATCCCGTACATGGTCATCAAGAAGGATGGCCGCCGCGAGAAGTTTGACCGGCAAAAGGTCCTGAATGGCCTGCTCCGCGCCTGCGAAAAACGGCCAGTCTCCATCGGCAAGCTGGAACAGATCGTCAATGAAGCCGAAGGCTTCGTCGTCGACTCAACCGAGCGCGAGCGTCGCACCAGCGAAATCGGTGAGCTGATCATGAATCGGCTGCGCAACATCGACAAAGTCGCGTATGTGCGCTTCGCCTCGGTTTACCTCGACTTCAAGGACGTCCACGAGTTTATGTCGGAGTTGCAGGATTTGCTGCAAACGAAAGATGTAAAAGTACTTAAGGAGCCGCTGAAGCTGACGACTCCAGTGAAGGGCAAACCGCACTAA
- a CDS encoding tetratricopeptide repeat protein: MFGFGYLPYGLGFLLTVLALIHWIRSRPGTYWLFIIFLLPTIGPIIYLAVEALPDIRDPEFFKVFPRRRRIRELEAVVTENPSAGNFEELGQLYLDEGKWQKARDAYNRSISARTDSPDPFYRRGVAEVELGEYLAAVPDLERAVQTDPKYDFQRAAGLLAFAYGKTGQNEKADKLFADVVRTSTLTETQYHYAEFLAAQCRKAEAKQWLQRIIAKRQTQPGFLRRRERKWYWLTRKLMAMM, encoded by the coding sequence ATGTTTGGTTTCGGATATCTCCCCTACGGACTTGGCTTTCTGCTGACAGTGCTGGCGCTGATTCACTGGATCCGCAGCCGGCCGGGTACTTACTGGCTGTTCATCATCTTCCTGCTACCTACGATCGGTCCGATCATTTACCTGGCGGTTGAGGCGCTGCCGGACATTCGCGACCCGGAGTTTTTCAAGGTATTTCCGCGGCGGCGGAGAATTCGCGAATTGGAAGCCGTGGTCACGGAGAACCCTTCGGCCGGGAATTTCGAGGAGTTGGGGCAGCTGTACCTCGACGAAGGCAAGTGGCAGAAGGCCCGGGACGCCTACAATCGGTCAATTTCGGCGCGGACGGATTCGCCGGACCCATTCTATCGGCGAGGAGTAGCCGAGGTAGAGTTGGGCGAGTACCTGGCGGCGGTTCCGGACCTTGAGCGTGCCGTGCAGACGGATCCGAAATATGATTTCCAGCGCGCAGCGGGGCTGCTGGCGTTCGCCTATGGCAAAACGGGACAGAACGAAAAGGCGGACAAACTGTTCGCCGATGTTGTGCGGACTTCGACGCTGACTGAAACTCAATATCATTATGCGGAATTTCTCGCTGCACAGTGTCGCAAGGCCGAAGCGAAACAGTGGTTGCAGAGAATTATCGCGAAACGCCAGACGCAGCCGGGATTTTTGCGGCGGCGTGAGCGCAAGTGGTATTGGCTGACGCGCAAGCTGATGGCAATGATGTAA